The region GGAAGATTCTTTCAGATAGGACTCGCGCCCGGAAGAAATGGCATGTTCGATTTCCGGGCGCCGGTTTTTGCGCTCCGACAGGTCCATCGTCCCGAGGGCATCCGCAAGGGCGTTCAACGTCAGGCGCGCATCTCCCACAAGGCGCTGTGATTCGTAGTTGCGGCCGACCTCCAGGCCGTCGATGTCGACATGGATATAGGCGGCGTCCCTGGGATAGAGCTGCCAGGAATCCGTCCCGTTTTGATTCGTGCGGTTGCCGACGAGCAAAACGACGTCCGCTTCGGCGATGAGCCTGCGGTGGTGTCGCGTTGCACTGTTGGGACCCATAGAATAGCCGACTACGCCGATTGACAGCGGATGTCGTTCGTCAACGGCTCCCTTGCCCATGACGGTTGTCGCAACTGGCAGATGGGCCTCCTCCTGCAGGCGGACCAGGGCATCACAAGCGGCGGAAATATGTACGCCGCCGCCGGCTATCACGACGGGACGCTTCGCGGCGGCAAGCAGCTTCGCCGCTCGTTGAATCGATTCCTGCGCGGGAACCGCGCGATCCAGCGGAAACCGTCCAAGCGATGCCTTGCGCCGGCCCGAGGGCGCCTGGTCGAGCAACAGATCGGCTGGAAGCATCAGGGCGACGGGACCGGGTCGGCCTGAACAGGCGATTGCAAATGCCTGGTCGATGTAGTCCTCGACGCGGGAAGCCTCCGTCACGCGACGTGCCCACTTTGTAACCGGGGAGAAAAGAGCCGTGTGATCGAATTCCTGAAACGCGTTGCGGTCGGTTTGGTTGCGGTTGACGTCCTGGACCAGCGCAATGATCGGCACGGAGGCTTTCAATGCTTCGGCAAGAGGCGCGACCAGCAGCGTAGCAGCCGGGCCATTCTGCGCCGTAACGATCGCCGGCTTTCCCGATAGCCGGGCGTAGGCGTCAGCCATGCAGCCGCCGGCATTTTCCGTGCGATAGGCAATTTGTTTCATGCCTGCCTGTTCGGCCGCGAGCTGAAACATGGTGGGCAGACTTTGTCCGAAAGTCGTGCTGACGCCGTGGCGCTGCAAGGCTCGGACGATCGCGTGCGCAATGGTATTGGCGTGATTAAAGCCGGGGGCCGAAAGCGGTTTTGGCATTGGCATGGTTTTAACCTGCTCCTCGGGCTCTGGAATGAAGGTCATAGTGATCGACTCCCTCGAGTAAGAACAGCATCAATTCTGCACCCGGCCGTTTAAGGGGCTGCGTTTAAACGATGATGTTATATTTTATAAAATATATGTCACTGCTTCCGGAGGGTGTCAAGCAAAAAAGAGAAAAAATCTTCGCAAGAAACCGGCCCGGACCCTCGATAGAGGGAAATCAGCCCTTTTTGCTGCTCCAACATCCCGGTTTCAATCCGTAAATCAAACTTATCACTACGTGAGAAAACCGCGCCCTATAGTCCCCCACTAACGCGGCCGGAAGCTCGCCGAGCTGCTCCGGGCGGCCCTGACCAACGCCCCGCGCCTTAACTGGATACGGCCGATCGTAGCCAAGGAAGGTCCGCCCTTTTCCAAAGAAGGGCCTAATCCACCCCCTTTTCTTGGGGTTGTGAAGTATAACAACCCGTTGAAAAACGGGGTCCAGTGTGTTTTCCCTGGATTTCGGCCCCGGTTTTCACCGGGATAAACTTGGCAATCGCCGGAATGACGGTAGGGCTGCGTCCACCGAATCCGAAATTTCAAACTGACCCACTACCGGCCGTTGGATTTCCTTCAAATGTGTGGAAGGCAGGGAAGCCGAGAAGGATGTTCGGTGGGATGTGGTTCAAGCGTCCTGGAAGTCAGGACGCAGGCGCTGCGGATGCTATTGTTTCTGCTTGTTTTCGAGGGTCTTGCGGGCTTGTTCGATCAATTCAATCAAGGTGACGACTTTCGAAAGGGGCTGTTCCAAGAAACACGCGTCAAACTCGTCGGGGGTAAGTCGTTCCCGGAAGAACGCCGCCACGTCGAAATGGCCGCTCCAGCATTTGATGGCCCTCTGGCAGGGGCGCTGTTGCCTCTCGATGCGGCAGTATCCGAAGGTAACCGGCCCGCCGAGCCTGGGGCACCTGATTTCCGTCTCTTCAAATGGTGGACTGAAAGAGGAATCTTTCATTTCTTCACATGAGGGTAAAGGTAGAATTCTCGCGTGGAGCTAAGCCCACCGCAGGGCCGCTCGCGCATCGAAACCATAGCGTCATTCTAGCCCTTTTCTTGACAAAATGAAAGCGCCGGACCACGGCTGTCGCAGCTCCGGCGCTTTCAGTCCTCATCCCAGCTTCGGCTTGGGGAATGCTTCGATGGCCTTCAGAGCTTCGTCGATCGCGCTCTGGGGAAGGTCGTAATCCGAAAGCTTGCCCTGGAAGAACGCGTCATAAGCCGCCAGGTCGACTAAGCCGTGACCGCTCCAGTTGACCAGGATGGTCTTCTCCTTTCCTTCCTCCTTGGCCTTGTGGGCCTCTTGTATCAGAGCGGCCAGCGCGTGATTGGTCTCGGGCGCGCTGATAAATCCCTCGCTCCTGGCCCATGTTACCCCGGCATTGAATGTTTCGAGCTGAGGAACGGCCCTGGCCTCTATGATTCCGTCCATCACCAACTGGCTCACGAGAGGGGCCATGCCGTGGTAACGCAGCCCACCGGCATGGATGGGCTCCGGCACAAAAGTGTGTCCCAGTGTATGCATCGGCAAAAGCGGCGTCATCTGAACCGTATCCCCGAAGTCATATGCAAATCTACCCTTGGTCATGGTGGGGCAAGACGTTGGTTCCACGGCAATAATATCAATCTTCTTTCCGGCGATTTTGTCCCTGACGAAGGGGAATGCGCACCCCGCGAAGTTACTACCGCCGCCCGCACAGCCTATCACTATGTCCGGGTAATCCCCTACCTTTGCGAGTTGCTTTTGCGCTTCCAGCCCTATCACGGTCTGGTGAAGCAGCACATGGTTAAGGACGCTCCCCAGGGAATACCTGGTTAAGGGCCTGCCCATAGCTTCGCTGGTGACCGCGTCCTCTACGGCTTCGCTGATCGCGATGCCGAGACTCCCCGGAGAATTGGGGTCCATGCTCAGTATTTTCCGTCCGGCCTCTGTTTCAGTGCTGGGACTGGGAATGCACGTCGCGCCCCACGTGTTCATCATCAATCGGCGATAAGGTTTCTGCTCATAACTTACCCGGACCATGTAAACCTTGGCTTCAAGCCCGAACTGATTGCACGCAAAGGCCAGGGCGCTTCCCCACTGGCCCGCGCCGGTTTCCGTGGCTATCCGTTTGATCCCGAAAACCTTATTGTAATAGGCCTGGGGAATGGCAGTGTTCGGTTTGTGGCTGCCCGCCGGGCTGACTCCTTCGTTCTTGTAATAAATCTTCACGGGGCAACCGAGGAACTTCTCCAGATGAACCGCACGGTACAAAGGACTAGGGCGCCAGATGAGATACTTATCCAGGACCTCGTCCGGGATGTCGATCCACCTTTCCTGGCTCACTTCCTGTTCAATAAGATTCATGGGAAAAACAGGGGCCAAATCCTGAGGACCAACCGGTTGCATCGTTCCAGGGTGCAAAGGCGGCTGCATCGGGTTCGGCATGTCAGCAGCAATATTGTACCACTGGCGCGGGATCTCATCCTCGTTGAGAAAAATCTTCACTGGCATAAGCATCTCCCTTCTTAGAAGTTTTAGGCCGGTATGGGTGTTCCCTTTCTCAAATGCCGGAAGAAAAAGGACAGGACAGGAAAGTGGAAAGATTCACGGTTCATGATCGGGTCCGGTGCCGGAAGCCAGAGAAGGGTCCCCGCGTTTAGTACCTGGAAATCCTCATCCCCGTGCCTGTTATTGGTGGTGAAGTAAGGCCAAATGATATCGGATTCTACTTTCAACGGACTCCGGGCGCAAGTTTTTTTGCTTGAGGTAAGTAACCCTTTGAGTAAGTGGGGGGTGGATTTCCCATAACTGCTGACTGTATAGGCAAAGCCCATTCGTCCCGGAGGGACGACAAACCGCTTTCTGCGTTTTCTGCACAAAAAATGGTATTCTGCTCCCTCCCTGCGTAATTGATAAGAATGCGGGGATGGTTTCACCTGAAGAAAAGTATGATGCGAGCTGCCTGTATGGATACTGACACTGTAGTGATCCACGATTCCGCGTTGCAGCAATGGCTGACTTTTCGCCGTCCTCACCATGTGATTAGCGCGCACCGGGTCGAACAAGTCATTCCCGCTCTAAAACGCCTTGAAGAACTTGTGGAGGGACATAACTTATACGCGGCAGGGTGGCTGGCCTATGAGGCCGCGGCCGCGTTCGATTCCGCGCTGGCGGTCAGGGAATGCGGATCGTTTCCCCTACTATGGTTTGGCTTGTACAGCGAGCCTGAACGCGGACCCTTGCTTGAAGCCGACGAGCCGTGTCCAACCGATGCTTTGGCTTGGGAGGCATCGGTCACGCGAGATGCGTATTACTCTGCTATCGCTCGGATCAAGGACTGCATAGAAAAGGGCGATACGTACCAGGTGAATTACACGTACCGGTTGAACACACCTTTCACGATTGACCCCTGGTCGTACTTCCTCCGTCTGGCCGAGGCGCAGAACGCTCTGTACAGCGCGTTTGTGAATACCGAGCGTTGGGCATTGTGCTCCGCGTCCCCTGAGTTGTTCTTTCGTCTGGACGGAACGACCCTTGTGTCCCGTCCCATGAAGGGCACGGCAGCCAGGGGCGTACAATTGTCTGACGACCTTGAGCAATGCCAATGGCTCGAACACAGCGAAAAGAACCGAGCCGAAAACGTTATGATCGTGGACATGGTGCGGAATGACATGTCCCGTGTTGCAGAAACCGGGACAGTACACGTACCCAGGCTCTTCGAGGTTGAGAAGTATCCAACCGTATGGCAAATGACCTCAACGGTAGTTGCCACTACTCAGGCCTCCCTAACAAGCATCTTGAAGGCCCTGTTTCCTCCGGCCTCGATTACCGGCGCGCCCAAACCGAGGACAATGGAAATCATTGCCGACCTCGAAACTGAGCCGCGGAGGATATATACGGGAAGCATCGGATTCGTCGCCCCCGACCGCGTAGCTCAGTTCAATGTCGCAATCAGGACTGTACTCGTGGATAAAGCGCTCAAACAGGCGGAATACGGTGTGGGAGGCGGCATAGTGTGGGATTCAACCGCGGATAGTGAGTTCGAAGAATGCCACACAAAGGCAAGGATACTCACCCAGCGGCCGCCGAATTTCTCATTACTGGAAAGTATATTGTGGACGCCTGGCGCGGGCTGGTTCTTGCTCGATTACCACATGGCTCGCTTGAAGGATTCCGCGGATTATTTTTCTTTCAGTGTGGATGTGGACGCTGTCCGTGAGGTACTGGCGATGCTGGCTGATACCTTGGAGCCCGTTCCTTACAAGGTCCGCGTCATCGTTGACAAGTTTGGACGTGTGACTTGCCAGAGCGAGTCTCTTCCCCACGATCACGCTTTGTCCGTGCCGCGGGTGTGCCTGGCGCGCTCGCCGGTCAATTCTTCGGACCGATTCCTGTACCACAAGACGACCCATCGGAGCGTATACGATGCCGCATTGGCCGCATGCCCCGGATTCGATGACGTGATTCTGTGGAACGAGAAAGGCGAAGTGACGGAATCATGTTTTGCCAACGTCGTTGTGCGCCTCGATGGAGAGCTGTACACTCCGCCGATTCGATCCGGTTTGCTAGCCGGTACGTTTCGGGCGTGGCTCCTGGAGCGCGGGGAGATTCAGGAACGTGTCATTCTCAAGGATGACCTTACGAGGAGCGACAAAATATATCTCATCAACTCCGTCCGCAGAATGCGTGAGGCGATACTATTCGTGCAAGGGGGTCGTTAGTGGCTCTTCGCGGGACAAGAACCTGGCGACCCTGTGGTCAGTTCAACTTATGGGTGTCCCCTCGGGGACGCACTCTCCCAGTTCCCCGGGTGCCACGGACCTGGGCTCCGTCAGGTCCGTGCCGGCTTTCTTGGAAAACAGCAAGGTTGACCTCAGCACTGAACGCCAAATTGAAAGGCGAGGCGATGGCACGGTGAAGCTGGGAATCTTCCAAGTCATCGTGGTGACAGAACTGGCAGGAAGCACTGACCTGGTAAGGCGCAGGTCCGTGGCACCCAATACAGAAGGCATCGTTTGACAGATGGGGTACTATAGTTCTTCCCCAAAGCTCTTCCCGAATGAGGTCGTCCCACGTTTTCGGGACGCCCGCAAATGAATCCGTAATTCCTTTCCAGAACAACTATATTCTCGACGGAGCGTCGCACTCTCCCAGTACCCCTGAGCCAGAATTAGCGTCTGTCATTGAGAGGACTTTCTAACTTCAACGACTTTCAGACCGGGATTTGAAATTTTGTGCGCGTTCCTCCAGTTTTGAGGCCTCTTCTTCGTTTCCCGTCTTTCTGTAGAGTGCAGCCAGTTTGCTAAGAGAAATTGCTACATTGGGATGTTCAGGTCCTAGCTTCTGTTCCCATATCGCCAAGGACCGGTTATAAAGAGGTTCTGCATCAGAATACTTGCCCTGAGCCAAGTAAAGGCTGGCTAGATTCATCAGAGCCCCGGCTACATAGAGATGTTCAGGTCCTAGCTTCTTTTCCAATATCGCCAGGGACCGCTTATAAAGAGGCTCTGCATGAGAATACTTGCCTTGGTCCAAGTAAAGCGTACCCAGATTGCCCAGAGATCCGGCTATGTTGGGATGTTCAGGTCCTAGCTTCTTTTCCTCTATTGCCAGAGAGCGCTTATAAAGAGGCTCTGCATCAGAATACTTGCCCTGGGCGCTGTAGAGATTGCCCAGGCCGTCCAGGGCCGTGGCCACATCGGGATGTTCAGTTCCTAACGCCCTCTCCCTTATTGCCAATGACCGCTTCAACAGAGGCTCTGCATCAGCATACTTCCCCTGTCTCATATAGAAAAGGGCCAGGTTGTTCAGCGACGTGGCCACAATGGTATTGGTAGGGCCAAAGGTTTGTTCAGCAATGTCCAAGGCGCGGGCTGCCACGCTGGCGGCTTCTACGTACTTACCCTGATTCGAGAGCTGTAACGCCTGGTCGTTGAGTTCCTTCAGCCCGGGCTCTTGTGCCAAGGCAACCCCAACAAGGCCAAGGCACAGGACATGGACAAGAATGAGTCTGGTGCCCTTCATGCTGCACTCCGTCCTAAGTGATTCCCCACAAAATCTGGTGCTTCAAGCTCTTCTCATGCCGCCACCAATGGAATAGTTCTCAATTGGGTCAATAGCCTCAAGAATATCCGCTAGACGGGCTCGATCGTCTCTCATAGGGGAACCGCTTCTTTAAGGGCTCGGTCGCGCACTCTTTCTTTTAAAGTTTTTCCAGTAAAGACATCGACTTTCACTTCGAGCAGTGAATTCAAATCCGACCACAGTCCCCCAAGGTCAAGCAGACTTCGCCCCGGCTCCATTTCCACCAGCAGATCCAAGTCGCTCTTTTCGTCGGCTTCCCTTCGGGCAACAGAGCCGAAGACGCGTACGTTGCGGGCTCCTCGGCTGACGGCTATCTTGAGAATCTCTTCACGTTTTTCTTCTAATAGCCAGTATAAGTCCACGCACCCGTCCTCTCAACTTATAGGTGTCCCCGCGGGGACATCCCCTGCCAGTTCGCACACGGTCACTTTGCCATCTTTTCCCGCGGCAGCGAGGACCATTCCCTGGCTCAGGCCGAACCGCATCTTTCTGGGTTTGAGGTTGGCGATAACCACGACTGTCTTTCCCACAAGGTCTTCGGGTTGATACGACCCCTTTATACCCGCGAATACAGTCCTGGTTTCACGGCCCAAGTCCACGGTGAGCTTGAGGAGCTTGTCCGAGCCTTCCACTGTTTCGGCAGTCATGATCCGAGCTGCCCGCAAATCCATTTTCGCGAAATCGTCAATGGTTATTTCTTCCTTGAAATCGGGCGCCTCCGGCAAAGGTGGGGCCTCAGCGGCGCGGAGGCTCTCACGGCTTGCTTCAATGAGTTTCTCGAAAGAGCCGGGTTCAAGCCGGTCCAGAAGCTTCTCAAACGTTCCAATGGTAGTGTTTTCCATATCAAAACGCGCGTGGTCCCATTTCAATTCGCCCAGGCCGAGGATCTCCTCCACCCTAAGGCAATAGGACGGCAGAATCGGTTTAAGCAATACGGTTATTACCTTTATGCAATTGACCGCGAAGGTCAGACAATTCCTGGCGCGCTCGGGATCCGACTTCATCAAGGCCCAGGGTTCTGCGTGTTGGACGTAATTGTTGGCAAGATCGGAGATGGCCAGGATATGGCGAGTCGCAAGGCTGAATCGAAGCCCGCGGTAGTCCTCGAGAGTTTTCCGCACCAAAGACAAGACCTCATCCACAAGGTGCCGGGTGTCCTTGGGAATGGAACCCAGTTTTGATTCCAATCTCTTGTTAAGGAAGCCGATAGTTCGGCTGATGAGGTTGGTGATGTTGTTGACCAGCTCCGCGTTGGTGCGATTTACGAACTCCTCCACATTGAGGTCCAGGTCATCAATGGAATCGCTCAACTTGGTCGCATAATAGTAGCGCAGGTACCAGGGGCTCAGGAAGTCGGCGAACTGCCTCGCGGTGATGAACGTGCCCCGGCTCTTGGACATCTTGCGAGAGTCGACGGTAAGGAACCCGTGCACGTGAACAGCTGTTGGAATTCGATAGTCCGCGGCTTTGAGGACAGCCGGCCAAAAGAGGGTGTGAAAGTACGCTATATCCTTGCCGATGAAATGATGTATCTCCACGTCCGAATCCGGCTCAAGCCAGTACTCTGCCGCACTGCGGCCGTCCAAGGTCTCGCAAAAATGCTCTGTCGCTGCGATATATCCGATGGGCGCGTCAAGCCAGACGTAAAAGAACTTATCTTCTTCCCCGGGGATCTTGAAGCCGAAATACGGGCCGTCCCGCGATATGTCCCAGTCCTGAAGCCCTTGATCGATCCAGGTTTTTACGAAGGCCCTCACTTCATCTTGCAGATGCCCCGGCTCTGAAGTCCATTGTGTAAGGAATTCATTGAAATCGACCAGCCGGAAGAAGAAGTGCCTGGAAGTGCGCAATATCGGAGTGGCCCCACAGATCGCGCACCGGGCGGCGATCAACTCTGTCGGCCGATAAGTTGCACCGCACGATTCGCATACGTCACCGTACTGATCCGCCGCGCCGCATTTCGGGCAGGTCCCCCTGATGTACCTGTCCGGGAGGAAACGTTGGCAATTGGGACAATAGAATTGCTCGATTTCTCGGCTGACAATATGCCCTTTTCCCTTCGCTCGAAGATAGATCGTTTCGCAATGGCGGCGGTTTTCCGGCGAATCGGTGGTGTAGAATTCGTCGAACCCGACTTCAAACCGCGCGAAGTCTTTCTTGTGGCGATCGTGGAATTCATTCACCAATTGTTGGGGAGAAATGCCTCTTTTGGCTGCATTGATTTCAATGGGGGTACCGTGCGCATCGGAAGCGCACAAATAGATTACGTCCTCTCCGATGAGCCTGAGGAAGCGGACATAGATGTCGGTTTGAATGTACTCCACCAGGTGCCCTATGTGAATGTCGCCATTGGCATAGGGAAGCGCGCTGGTAATTAAGATCTTCGGCAAACTAATCTCCTATCTCATGTCATCGGTGCGTGTCTGCACGGAATTCACAACGCTTACCGGCAGGCTTCGTCGCTTTCGGTATTAGCCCGAACGATCGCGCGGCGAGGACCGGGGGCCGCCGGTCCTCGCGGATATCTTACCGTCTGAATGATGTTTTCCAGCGGACGGCCGGCAGGCCTACTATTCCAGGGCTATTTCCAGTGCCTCCAGATTGGGGTCTTTTTCCCTGTCGATCTTGAACACTCTGGCCTTCATTACTACGGTTTCCATCTCCTTCAGCGAATCCAAAACCTTGGCCTTCTCTTTCTTCATCCAAACCTTGTTCAGAGTAATATAACTTACGCGGTCAGCTATTATGAAATTCACGTAATCCTCGCCCAGTGGACAGGAAAGGTCGCCCTTCTTGTAATATCGGACCGAAAAGACAATTTCCTTGTTAAGGTATTTATTAGGATTTTCGGTCAGGCTCACAATCGTGAGATTCTCGTCGAGGTCCCGGTGAATTCCGCTCTTCAGGAATTTGGTCGCGCTGCAACCTCCGACGGTAAGCAAAGCCACTACAATGGGTACAAGCATCTTGTGAGCGGTCATACCGTGATCTTTCATACCGGACATATGGAGACACATAGGATAGTTAAAGGCGGCCGGAAAGTCAAAAGGATTTGATTTGACCGGAGAAAAGGAAATTGGGCGACTTTGTTGCAACTTTTTTGTTCCGTAAGTATACTAACAACAATGGACAGGTTGCGTTGGCCTCGGAGACCCCACCGGGAATTGCCCGTGACGAGGTCTGGATCAGATCCCCCGATTTCTTAAGATTTGATCGCTTATAGACTTCTTCCTTCATGTCTGCGAAGTCTTCCCCGTGGATTCGACAAGTACGTATTTGACAACTTGGGACGCACGTGGTAAGACTCCCGTTGACATGCTCAAAGGCGGTTTGAAAGAGAGCCTGAGTAGAATTTTAGAATCACCCCACAGCCTATCCGCAGAGTTTACGTGAGCATTTCCCGCTCGTTAATGTCGAGAAGGTTTGGTCGAAACGGTTTTTCTCAGCCCAACCGAGAATTGTGACCGCGTTGTACTCTTGGGGCAAACTTTCCCGTCGCTCGATTGTCTTGAGCAATACGGAAGGGCAGTTGGCAGGGGCATGATTCAGAGAGCGTCCTGAACGATAGGTCAGGGACGAAACATCTCATGATAGCGCTATAAGGATTTTTGGGGAAAGATGAACCGTTGTGCATAGGGCTATTTCGGGCCTCGTGTGCACGGCGCGGCAAGCAAAAACTTGCCGCCACATTGTTACCTGGAGAAAAATTAGAGAGCCACTTAATTCAAGATGTCCCAAATTGGGGATCACCTCGATCGCCTGAAATAGGTTGACATCGTTGATCCAAGCTATTATAGGCGTCCATTATTTTTTCACCACGAAAGTGGGGAAATCGTTT is a window of Desulfomonile tiedjei DNA encoding:
- a CDS encoding nucleotidyltransferase family protein, translated to MDLYWLLEEKREEILKIAVSRGARNVRVFGSVARREADEKSDLDLLVEMEPGRSLLDLGGLWSDLNSLLEVKVDVFTGKTLKERVRDRALKEAVPL
- the metG gene encoding methionine--tRNA ligase is translated as MSLPKILITSALPYANGDIHIGHLVEYIQTDIYVRFLRLIGEDVIYLCASDAHGTPIEINAAKRGISPQQLVNEFHDRHKKDFARFEVGFDEFYTTDSPENRRHCETIYLRAKGKGHIVSREIEQFYCPNCQRFLPDRYIRGTCPKCGAADQYGDVCESCGATYRPTELIAARCAICGATPILRTSRHFFFRLVDFNEFLTQWTSEPGHLQDEVRAFVKTWIDQGLQDWDISRDGPYFGFKIPGEEDKFFYVWLDAPIGYIAATEHFCETLDGRSAAEYWLEPDSDVEIHHFIGKDIAYFHTLFWPAVLKAADYRIPTAVHVHGFLTVDSRKMSKSRGTFITARQFADFLSPWYLRYYYATKLSDSIDDLDLNVEEFVNRTNAELVNNITNLISRTIGFLNKRLESKLGSIPKDTRHLVDEVLSLVRKTLEDYRGLRFSLATRHILAISDLANNYVQHAEPWALMKSDPERARNCLTFAVNCIKVITVLLKPILPSYCLRVEEILGLGELKWDHARFDMENTTIGTFEKLLDRLEPGSFEKLIEASRESLRAAEAPPLPEAPDFKEEITIDDFAKMDLRAARIMTAETVEGSDKLLKLTVDLGRETRTVFAGIKGSYQPEDLVGKTVVVIANLKPRKMRFGLSQGMVLAAAGKDGKVTVCELAGDVPAGTPIS
- a CDS encoding tetratricopeptide repeat protein, whose amino-acid sequence is MKGTRLILVHVLCLGLVGVALAQEPGLKELNDQALQLSNQGKYVEAASVAARALDIAEQTFGPTNTIVATSLNNLALFYMRQGKYADAEPLLKRSLAIRERALGTEHPDVATALDGLGNLYSAQGKYSDAEPLYKRSLAIEEKKLGPEHPNIAGSLGNLGTLYLDQGKYSHAEPLYKRSLAILEKKLGPEHLYVAGALMNLASLYLAQGKYSDAEPLYNRSLAIWEQKLGPEHPNVAISLSKLAALYRKTGNEEEASKLEERAQNFKSRSESR
- the pabB gene encoding aminodeoxychorismate synthase component I encodes the protein MMRAACMDTDTVVIHDSALQQWLTFRRPHHVISAHRVEQVIPALKRLEELVEGHNLYAAGWLAYEAAAAFDSALAVRECGSFPLLWFGLYSEPERGPLLEADEPCPTDALAWEASVTRDAYYSAIARIKDCIEKGDTYQVNYTYRLNTPFTIDPWSYFLRLAEAQNALYSAFVNTERWALCSASPELFFRLDGTTLVSRPMKGTAARGVQLSDDLEQCQWLEHSEKNRAENVMIVDMVRNDMSRVAETGTVHVPRLFEVEKYPTVWQMTSTVVATTQASLTSILKALFPPASITGAPKPRTMEIIADLETEPRRIYTGSIGFVAPDRVAQFNVAIRTVLVDKALKQAEYGVGGGIVWDSTADSEFEECHTKARILTQRPPNFSLLESILWTPGAGWFLLDYHMARLKDSADYFSFSVDVDAVREVLAMLADTLEPVPYKVRVIVDKFGRVTCQSESLPHDHALSVPRVCLARSPVNSSDRFLYHKTTHRSVYDAALAACPGFDDVILWNEKGEVTESCFANVVVRLDGELYTPPIRSGLLAGTFRAWLLERGEIQERVILKDDLTRSDKIYLINSVRRMREAILFVQGGR
- a CDS encoding TrpB-like pyridoxal phosphate-dependent enzyme; its protein translation is MPVKIFLNEDEIPRQWYNIAADMPNPMQPPLHPGTMQPVGPQDLAPVFPMNLIEQEVSQERWIDIPDEVLDKYLIWRPSPLYRAVHLEKFLGCPVKIYYKNEGVSPAGSHKPNTAIPQAYYNKVFGIKRIATETGAGQWGSALAFACNQFGLEAKVYMVRVSYEQKPYRRLMMNTWGATCIPSPSTETEAGRKILSMDPNSPGSLGIAISEAVEDAVTSEAMGRPLTRYSLGSVLNHVLLHQTVIGLEAQKQLAKVGDYPDIVIGCAGGGSNFAGCAFPFVRDKIAGKKIDIIAVEPTSCPTMTKGRFAYDFGDTVQMTPLLPMHTLGHTFVPEPIHAGGLRYHGMAPLVSQLVMDGIIEARAVPQLETFNAGVTWARSEGFISAPETNHALAALIQEAHKAKEEGKEKTILVNWSGHGLVDLAAYDAFFQGKLSDYDLPQSAIDEALKAIEAFPKPKLG
- a CDS encoding acetolactate synthase catalytic subunit (catalyzes the formation of 2-acetolactate from pyruvate, leucine sensitive; catalytic), translating into MPKPLSAPGFNHANTIAHAIVRALQRHGVSTTFGQSLPTMFQLAAEQAGMKQIAYRTENAGGCMADAYARLSGKPAIVTAQNGPAATLLVAPLAEALKASVPIIALVQDVNRNQTDRNAFQEFDHTALFSPVTKWARRVTEASRVEDYIDQAFAIACSGRPGPVALMLPADLLLDQAPSGRRKASLGRFPLDRAVPAQESIQRAAKLLAAAKRPVVIAGGGVHISAACDALVRLQEEAHLPVATTVMGKGAVDERHPLSIGVVGYSMGPNSATRHHRRLIAEADVVLLVGNRTNQNGTDSWQLYPRDAAYIHVDIDGLEVGRNYESQRLVGDARLTLNALADALGTMDLSERKNRRPEIEHAISSGRESYLKESSEVRNSSSIPIRPERIMCELQRHLTPESVVVADASYSSIWISNFLTSLRAGMRFITPRGLAGLGWGLPMALGAKIARPGSEVFSVVGDGGFGHVWSEMETAARMDIKVTILLINNGILGYQKHAENVKFGAHTSAVQFHAVDHAAIARACGCDGIRVTDPSELSASLAHARKSPLTTLVEVICDENAFPPITAFTPEAEVKS